A region of Campylobacter sp. RM16189 DNA encodes the following proteins:
- a CDS encoding ABC transporter permease subunit produces the protein MDIFFFYTLLLLVLSVVFLSFGFLISSIVKNQEMGQGVAFLLWLVLIAFLDIALIGLMLKSAIRETTIYTIALLNPIELFRIAAISLFDPNLAVIVPAAYFILDKFTPAMFIIYKFGYSIIISILCFLIGYYVFSKKDLV, from the coding sequence TTGGATATATTTTTCTTCTATACTCTACTGCTTCTTGTTTTAAGCGTGGTATTTTTATCATTTGGATTTTTAATTTCAAGCATAGTAAAAAATCAGGAGATGGGTCAAGGCGTTGCTTTCTTGCTCTGGCTTGTTTTAATAGCCTTTTTAGACATTGCTCTTATAGGCTTAATGCTTAAAAGCGCTATTAGAGAAACTACGATCTATACTATCGCTCTATTAAACCCTATTGAGCTTTTTAGGATAGCAGCTATTAGTCTTTTTGATCCTAATTTGGCCGTTATAGTTCCTGCTGCCTATTTTATACTCGATAAATTTACACCTGCAATGTTTATAATATATAAATTTGGATATTCAATCATAATTAGCATTCTTTGCTTTCTTATTGGATATTATGTGTTTTCAAAAAAAGATTTAGTGTAA
- a CDS encoding nitrous oxide reductase accessory protein NosL has translation MKKFSIILILFLNFAYGLDKNDPYFSDTNSTCPIKFIDVFKSPNFVAVIEYKDNKKILFSSSKQMFHYFYKLNHHFVPINRLLVTDFKTGELIEASEAFYVFGSRIVSASGDDLIPFALEADAKEFASKNSGHAILPFSKITAKLIDYLN, from the coding sequence ATGAAAAAATTTTCTATTATCCTGATTTTGTTTTTAAATTTTGCCTATGGGCTTGATAAAAATGATCCATATTTTTCCGATACAAACTCAACCTGCCCTATTAAATTTATAGATGTTTTTAAAAGTCCAAATTTTGTAGCCGTTATAGAATATAAAGACAATAAAAAAATCCTTTTTAGCTCATCAAAACAGATGTTTCACTATTTTTACAAGCTAAACCACCACTTTGTGCCTATAAACAGGCTTTTAGTTACCGATTTTAAAACTGGAGAGCTAATTGAAGCCTCTGAAGCGTTTTATGTTTTTGGCTCTAGGATAGTTAGTGCAAGCGGTGATGATCTGATACCATTTGCACTAGAGGCTGATGCAAAAGAATTTGCGAGCAAAAACTCAGGTCATGCCATATTACCATTTTCAAAGATTACGGCTAAACTAATTGATTATTTAAATTAG